In the genome of Arabidopsis thaliana chromosome 4, partial sequence, the window TCTTGATAGTTGATAGTTGATACCAACACATGTCTAATGTTTAATATGGTTATGCTACAGCCACAACTTAACAATTATACATTAGCATGATTGCatctacatataaaaataggtattgattttttttttttcttaacctaAACGAGAAATTAACTGATCAATGAAGTTTCACATCAAAATTAAATCTCACTCTAGGACCGATTTTCCTGGTTCAACTCTCAAATACATCGGTTCGTTCTGATCATTGATTTGAGTGGCAAAGTCTATAAACCGGGGTAATGCCTTCCCAAACGAAACCAAACCGGACCGAAATTCTCATTTTTTGTGAGCTTCCAAATCAGACATTAGCTTAGCCGGTTTAGCCTTTTTCTGTCGGTACTTGGCATATGAGTACCACACACCACCAGCTGTGTTGACCACTAAACCGGACACGTTCAAAGCATGTACTTCAACACCACCCAAGAGGACAAAACCGAGCGTCTAGGAGATTAAAAAGGAGGCAAAGATTAGTAAATGATTGCCTCTATAGATTTCATCTCGAAAGAGAGCCAAATGAGGGTTTATACTTACAGTGGAACCAACGCCTTTGAGAACACCAACGATGGTTGTTGTTAGTGCAGAGTTCACAATGGTGCAAAGAAACATGGTGAAGTTGAGGACAATGCCCATAACCAGTGAAAGAATGAGAATCACCAAGAACGGCAAATAAGAACActgtcaaagaaaaaaaaattgattttgacaTTTTGAAGAGACTAGTTTCTGAGAATAGCCGCAAGCTTGGAATGATGAAGTTTCTAACCTTTGCAAGTAATAGTGATAGAGAGTTTGGGAATTCGCCGGTAACTATGATGAGGATGGACAAAAATGGGAGAGAAAGGAAGCTGTTATAGAACATTATCTCGATGGAGGAAAGCCCGTCTTCTGCACCAGACTTCTCCACCAGCACAAGGTACATAGTCTGCAGCAATGATGAGAAACAATATTCATTTACTCGTATGGGTGAGTGGAGACTGATTtaagagaaggaaaagaacAAATGAAACCAACCTGGAAAAAGACAGATGTTAAAGCCAAACCATACccaaaaagatcaaaagaaaaatcaccAAGAGCTGCAATTACACAGCCTGCAGCGGTAAGTAGTACAGATAGAGCAACCtgaaaattaaacaaaagattcaGAGCTTGAAACATTATACAAATTCACaataaaaaatcaacattCTTATGGTAAGTACCTGAGTTGTTGGTTTGCctttaccaaacaaaacccCAGAAATCAAAACAGCAAGTGGAGTGAGTCTCTTAATGGCGATATACATTGGAATGTTTACTCCTTTCAAACTTGCAAGAGCAAATGCAACATTAGCATTGTAGAAGATAGAAACCGGAAGAAGCTTTTTGGCCGTAGCCATATCAATTCCTTTAGCTCTTGTGTATCCCATTCGTCTACCAAAGTGTATAAGCAAAGAAGTAGCCAATTGCTAacacaaccaaacaaaagcaAACGGGACCGAATTCATAATCAGCATTTACAGGAAGTGAATAATCTCTTTAGATATCTAGTACTTGAGAAATATGGATATCAGTACCTGAAGAGTAAGAACAGTCATGGAATGTGGATACTGCATAATCACAGCCTTGTTGATAAAAACCATTGCCATTGAAGCAATGCCATATGAAACAGCTGCGACTAAACTGCATCATAGAACAAACCAGTAAATAAGGTTACTTAAAATGTCTATAGCTTTGATTCTCTATAACTCTCTAGAGATCCAGATCTACCCAGATGAAGAACCGcaattcaaagtttcaaaaatcACAACTTTAAGAAGTTATCGAATCCTCTGAACCAATAATTATCACCCCTACTAACTAAATCGATCAGAAACATCCCTAATCgaattgaatttgaagaaacagagcactAAAGAAGGAGACTACAGTACCTAATGGACGAGGTAGGCTCCATTTCAGCTTGAACCTCCATGGGGAAAGAAGAGTGATTTGAGTTATAAATCTTTGGAAAATTCCTCTCAGGGTACACGTTTCTTGGCAGATTCAACGTGATTTAGACGCATTTCGAGAAGAAAGAGCGATTAAAAATTACTTCTTTATCagattttcatttcaatttacagtttttttcCCTTGGATTGAGGATCTTAGTTCTTAAGCGAGGTTACAGCTTTTTCCAGTGGATTACTAAATTGGACGAGAGAGTAATAGTCAACACTCAAAAAGTCTTTAACCTTCTGTCGGAACAAGAAGGGCTTGCTGTCCGTTGCTCATCTCATATAGTAAGGCCCAAAAGGCCCAAAGGCTTCTTTTTCcaattaaaactaatttttgtaTAGCGAAATTATGATGAAGAAAATCGTTTCATGGCACGTCAAAAAACTTTCgcacaacaatttttttttacaaaaggGTCACTTTTATCAGAACCTAATCTATCATAGAGTTCCCATCAACAAAAAACCTATCATAGAGTCTAGTCCTGTGTTAACGTAGGTGATGGGTTGGTTTCATGGTTTACATGGACAATTATTATGGTGtaagaaaaagatgatggGTACACATATTCCATTTAACCAATGTGAAAGATTCACATCACCTTTTTCGATTTTTAATAGATTCGGTTTTACCTTCTCGTAACGTAATtctaagaaaagaaaacgtcAATCATATTTACTAGGaaagataattataatttattgcTTTTTCTCTCACTCTCTGACCTGAAATCTCCTACTGAGATTTTTGAAGTGTATTCAACAATGGCGGATCCACCAcatttctctctgtttcagCAAAAATTTCGTACCGGAGACAAACCATTTCTCGTAACTGTTTCTCtccttttatctttttgtttaagttacTGTCTTTGTCATCGTCAAGAACtggttcctttttgttttattttgcagACTCTTGATGCTGACTTCTTAATGAATCACACGAAAGTGTTACTAAAATCGGATGCTTCAGACAAAGTTTGGAAAGTGAAACTGGACGGCGGTAGGCTCTCCGAAGGCTGGGAAGAGTTCGCCTGCGACCAGAAATTCAGAGACGGTGacgttttggttttcaaacaTCATGGAGACGAGGTCTTTCATGTAGCTGTGGTGTCCCCATCTGTTTCCGGCGACATACGTAACGCATCTTCTAGCCAAGTTATTACGGAAGATACTTATATTGATGTTGacgatgttgatgatgatgattatggacaagacgacgaagatgatgatgatgatgatgatgagggcGAGGATAATATAGGTAAGGTGTTTCATGAAGTATTACacaatctgtt includes:
- the UTr7 gene encoding UDP-N-acetylglucosamine (UAA) transporter family (UDP-N-acetylglucosamine (UAA) transporter family; INVOLVED IN: transmembrane transport; LOCATED IN: membrane; EXPRESSED IN: 22 plant structures; EXPRESSED DURING: 13 growth stages; CONTAINS InterPro DOMAIN/s: UAA transporter (InterPro:IPR013657); BEST Arabidopsis thaliana protein match is: Nucleotide/sugar transporter family protein (TAIR:AT4G32272.1); Has 30201 Blast hits to 17322 proteins in 780 species: Archae - 12; Bacteria - 1396; Metazoa - 17338; Fungi - 3422; Plants - 5037; Viruses - 0; Other Eukaryotes - 2996 (source: NCBI BLink).), with product MEVQAEMEPTSSISLVAAVSYGIASMAMVFINKAVIMQYPHSMTVLTLQQLATSLLIHFGRRMGYTRAKGIDMATAKKLLPVSIFYNANVAFALASLKGVNIPMYIAIKRLTPLAVLISGVLFGKGKPTTQVALSVLLTAAGCVIAALGDFSFDLFGYGLALTSVFFQTMYLVLVEKSGAEDGLSSIEIMFYNSFLSLPFLSILIIVTGEFPNSLSLLLAKCSYLPFLVILILSLVMGIVLNFTMFLCTIVNSALTTTIVGVLKGVGSTTLGFVLLGGVEVHALNVSGLVVNTAGGVWYSYAKYRQKKAKPAKLMSDLEAHKK
- the UTr7 gene encoding UDP-N-acetylglucosamine (UAA) transporter family (UDP-N-acetylglucosamine (UAA) transporter family; INVOLVED IN: transmembrane transport; LOCATED IN: membrane; EXPRESSED IN: 22 plant structures; EXPRESSED DURING: 13 growth stages; CONTAINS InterPro DOMAIN/s: UAA transporter (InterPro:IPR013657); BEST Arabidopsis thaliana protein match is: Nucleotide/sugar transporter family protein (TAIR:AT4G32272.1); Has 35333 Blast hits to 34131 proteins in 2444 species: Archae - 798; Bacteria - 22429; Metazoa - 974; Fungi - 991; Plants - 531; Viruses - 0; Other Eukaryotes - 9610 (source: NCBI BLink).), which codes for MEVQAEMEPTSSISLVAAVSYGIASMAMVFINKAVIMQYPHSMTVLTLQQLATSLLIHFGRRMGYTRAKGIDMATAKKLLPVSIFYNANVAFALASLKGVNIPMYIAIKRLTPLAVLISGVLFGKGKPTTQVALSVLLTAAGCVIAALGDFSFDLFGYGLALTSVFFQTMYLVLVEKSGAEDGLSSIEIMFYNSFLSLPFLSILIIVTGEFPNSLSLLLAKVRNFIIPSLRLFSETSLFKMSKSIFFSLTVFLFAVLGDSHSFTGYGHCPQLHHVSLHHCELCTNNNHRWCSQRRWFHYARFCPLGWC